A window of the Aspergillus flavus chromosome 6, complete sequence genome harbors these coding sequences:
- a CDS encoding putative nf kappa B inhibitor I-kappa-B gives MTGNQEAKIARRRAKNREAQRRHREATKAKLAELERPRPQVDSKNPFLPSSPYQAAWGLNETPSESPPASLDFQDFDFALPTNEENSVLDPHQWYSLGESLPPNASGDYSGTTASSVEETSRRHRAKSTSLNPPHARSESSGRSALHLAAASGNIEFVRALLTHNADMNATDALGRTPLHACAAAGNTADHVSVAQMLIENGASPTLKDHTGMGPLHIAAERGNDRVLEALIRIGVDVNDSIVSEKQSVHIPLGT, from the exons ATGACTGGCAATCAGGAAGCCAAGATTGCACGCCGTCGGGCTAAAAACCGAGAAGCACAACGCCGTCACC GAGAGGCTACGAAAGCAAAACTCGCAGAGCTGGAGCGTCCCCGGCCACAGGTAGATTCGAAAAATCCATTCTTGCCTTCGAGTCCCTACCAAGCGGCCTGGGGTTTAAACGAAACCCCCTCCGAATCACCACCAGCCAGTCTAGACTTCCAGGATTTCGACTTTGCTCTTCCGACAAACGAGGAGAATTCGGTCTTGGATCCACACCAATGGTACTCCCTTGGCGAATCTCTTCCACCCAACGCCAGCGGTGATTATAGTGGTACAACAGCATCCTCCGTGGAGGAAACGTCGCGGCGTCATCGAGCAAAGTCGACATCACTAAATCCACCCCATGCTCGATCAGAGTCCTCCGGTCGATCCGCTCTGCATCTGGCTGCAGCGTCCGGGAACATAGAATTCGTCCGGGCACTACTGACCCACAATGCTGATATGAACGCCACCGATGCGTTGGGCAGAACGCCTCTCCATGCATGTGCAGCGGCAGGTAATACGGCCGATCATGTTTCCGTGGCTCAAATGCTGATTGAAAATGGGGCAAGCCCGACACTGAAGGATCACACTGGCATGGGGCCGTTGCATATTGCTGCCGAGAGAGGGAATGATCGGGTGCTGGAGGCCTTGATTCGGATTGGAGTGGATGTAAATGATAGCATCGTGTCGGAAAAGCAATCCGTTCACATTCCTCTAGGGACATGA
- a CDS encoding histidine-specific methyltransferase has product MDCHNHPHELPHHGVDVIDIRSSCGTATGKSMKEEILDSIRGGGDKHCVVEESGGLIEWSRSIPTGILYEGCGIDLYENITRDPSYYLYRDELSIFQEYSHEIAMLLLGTAATRKGTKRVDLQYEQLQSRIEQLLREKPDLVNSRLEGQPHSGVSVRGVCGSYYDTIRFLRDGGLVDNSSGTPIYLHNTQFRKCLMWLGSSFTNLKPVQAAKFLRQFTQEGVLQTGDFMLIGIDRCREVEKVTAAYSDTSERWQQYIQNGLYTAAHTVGDASLAEDWTYVARWDAEEGRHLRFVRSDRHRTVLPDIEISAGEHVLLAQSYKYTRQDALAVFDLSGLTVRYEWVNQPDDCSLFLLEKTGR; this is encoded by the exons ATGGACTGCCACAATCACCCTCACGAACTCCCCCACCATGGTGTCGATGTCATTGACATACGATCTTCCTGTGGTACTGCCACTGGAAAGTCTATGAAGGAAGAGATCCTTGACTCGATCCGAGGGGGTGGGGATAAACATTGCGTAGTTGAAGAATCAGGTGGCCTCATTGAGTGGAGCCGTTCTATACCCACAGGAATCCTATACGAAGGATGTGGAATTGATCTCTATGAAAACATTACGCGAGATCCTTCATACTACCTTTATCGTGACGAGCTCTCCATATTCCAAGAGTATTCCCACGAAATT GCGATGCTGTTATTAGGGACAGCTGCTACTAGGAAGGGAACAAAGAGG GTTGATCTTCAATACGAGCAGCTTCAATCACGAATCGAGCAGTTACTCCGGGAAAAGCCCGATCTAGTTAACAGTCGGCTGGAAGGCCAGCCTCATAGCGGCGTGTCTGTGCGGGGGGTGTGCGGATCATACTACGATACGATCCGATTCCTCCGTGACGGGGGGTTGGTTGACAATTCATCGGGCACCCCGATATATCTACACAATACGCAGTTTCGGAAGTGTCTGATGTGGCTCGGTTCTTCCTTCACGAATCTGAAGCCTGTCCAGGCAGCCAAATTCCTTCGGCAGTTCACTCAGGAAGGCGTGCTGCAGACGGGAGATTTCATGCTGATCGGGATTGACCGCTGCAGGGAGGTGGAAAAAGTGACGGCGGCATATAGCGACACGTCCGAGCGGTGGCAGCAATATATCCAAAACGGACTATACACTGCCGCACACACGGTGGGCGACGCATCGCTTGCGGAGGACTGGACATATGTTGCACGATGGGAtgccgaagaaggccgccaTTTG AGATTTGTTCGCAGTGACCGACATCGGACTGTTCTGCCAGACATCGAGATCTCTGCCGGCGAACACGTGCTTTTGGCCCAATCATACAAATACACGCGGCAGGATGCCCTCGCCGTGTTCGATCTGTCCGGGCTCACCGTCCGATACGAGTGGGTCAATCAACCCGACGACTGCTCGTTGTTTTTGCTGGAGAAGACGGGACGATGA
- a CDS encoding putative sarcosine oxidase has translation MSNQLNHSTPIIIVGAGVFGLSSAWWLARAGYHNIKVLDRWPVPSPSSAGYDRNKIIRTEYPDDIYSILSQEAIQLWRDPLWKDVFHPTGWIYGTDGSQDQDREKTFLTAVSNTHALGDPSKIVELPNWDAAFRLYPGLAFAHDRRQAQVGIYTDGLSTPKGKKPTFRGIYNGNAGWVESTNAMLILKRECERLGVEFVAGESGAVVEFVRDPANPAQVVGVRTANGTIWRAEKVIVAVGAYSETLLGFQGQLHASGYCVSHIRMTEEQYQRYKDLPVLNIARRGYCFPPNEDRIFKICNLDITVVNRERWPEPSCDWGVRSLPRDQTYHPTDSQPRVGREKTLEFARYILPEFGDAEIESSKVCWDVETHDDNWIVGYHDSAPDSLFIATGGSGYTFKNLTNIGKYVVQALEGQLDPEWKDLWRWRPDRVGVFPDREARNARFKFDLRDCDGWKHIAPRL, from the coding sequence ATGTCAAACCAGCTTAACCATTCCACCCCAATCATCATCGTGGGTGCCGGGGTCTTTGGTCTCTCTTCGGCATGGTGGCTCGCCCGTGCCGGCTATCATAACATCAAGGTCCTAGACCGGTGGCCTGTTCCGTCTCCATCCTCGGCTGGCTACGATCGGAACAAGATCATCCGCACCGAATACCCGGACGatatatactctattctCTCCCAGGAAGCGATCCAGCTTTGGCGCGATCCTCTCTGGAAAGATGTCTTCCACCCAACCGGCTGGATCTACGGCACAGACGGCTCACAGGATCAGGACCGCGAAAAGACCTTTTTGACTGCGGTCTCGAACACACACGCGCTCGGGGACCCGTCCAAGATCGTCGAGCTCCCAAACTGGGATGCGGCCTTTCGTCTCTACCCCGGTCTAGCCTTCGCACACGACCGTCGGCAGGCTCAGGTAGGCATCTACACCGACGGCCTATCCACCCCGAAGGGCAAAAAGCCCACCTTCCGCGGGATCTACAACGGCAACGCCGGCTGGGTCGAGTCCACGAACGCGATGTTGATCTTGAAGCGCGAGTGCGAGCGCTTGGGGGTGGAGTTTGTGGCCGGCGAGTCCGGCGCCGTCGTCGAGTTCGTGCGTGATCCGGCCAACCCGGCCCAGGTGGTGGGTGTGCGCACCGCCAACGGGACCATCTGGCGCGCTGAAAAGGTGATCGTCGCCGTGGGCGCTTATTCCGAGACGCTACTTGGTTTCCAGGGCCAGCTGCACGCCTCAGGCTACTGCGTCTCGCATATCCGGATGACGGAGGAGCAATACCAGCGGTACAAGGATCTGCCGGTGCTGAATATCGCCCGTCGCGGGTACTGCTTCCCGCCGAACGAGGACCGGATCTTCAAGATCTGCAATCTGGACATTACCGTCGTGAACCGGGAGCGCTGGCCGGAGCCTAGCTGTGACTGGGGTGTGCGCAGTCTGCCGCGCGACCAGACGTATCATCCGACCGATTCGCAGCCGCGGGTTGGTCGCGAGAAGACCTTGGAATTTGCAAGGTATATCTTGCCGGAATTTGGGGATGCGGAGATTGAAAGTAGCAAGGTTTGTTGGGATGTAGAGACGCATGATGACAATTGGATTGTTGGGTATCATGATAGTGCGCCGGATTCGTTATTCATCGCTACCGGGGGCAGTGGGTATACCTTCAAGAATCTCACGAACATCGGAAAATATGTCGTGCAGGCACTTGAGGGGCAACTGGATCCGGAGTGGAAGGATCTCTGGCGTTGGCGACCAGATCGTGTGGGGGTATTTCCGGACAGAGAAGCGAGGAATGCGAGGTTCAAATTTGATTTGAGGGATTGTGATGGCTGGAAACATATTGCACCTCGGCTGTGA
- a CDS encoding putative MSF oligopeptide transporter: protein MASQAKESQVESSSPSLTVTEKQTGDIVPINHTGDETSCRPTNQELKELVHVADNVPYPVWLVILVGSAERFVFYGASTCLQNYLQNSPNDLVPGALGMGQSNATAVNYAFMVLVNFAPVPLAVVADGWLGRYKLILLSTVIYLVGSLILFTTALPSALHQAGASAAGLGVSLVLIALGIGGVKASIYPFIADQYPHHEPFIRELPSGERVVVDRSLTIQYMYNWYFWFINVASLSGIATTFMEKYSSFWSAFLLCFCFLWVGLVLMSVFKNKYHKAPPAGSVVPKVLRVIWLGIRGGMSLSAAQPAVQQEKYGRQVPWDDEFLQGVRNALIACQICLAFPVVWLCWGQTYNNLISQAGQMETYGIPNDVMPNFNPIICIIAGPLIQQCLFPFLNRRKIPFRPIARISVGFFLMGASLAWATGLQAFIYRAGPCPDHPLACPDSKNGTIPQHINVFLQVPCYVLMAIGEIFCVTTGSEFCYSKAPRSMKSIVQALFVGTASISYALGIAISPAAKDPYMTIFYGCLTGVQLAITAGFWLMFRKLDKDIIV from the exons ATGGCTTCCCAGGCCAAAGAGAGCCAAGTGGAAAGCTCCTCGCCTTCGTTGACGGTGACAGAAAAGCAGACAGGAGATATTGTTCCTATAAATCACACAGGCGATGAAACATCATGTCGGCCCACGAACCAAGAATTGAAAGAGCTTGTTCATGTCGCCGACAACGTTCCCTACCCAGTTTGGCTGGTCATTCTAGTCGGATCAGCCGAGAGATTTGTCTTCTATGGCGCCTCGACCTGCCTGCAAAACTACTTGCAGAACAGCCCAAATGATCTCGTTCCTGGAGCACTCGGTATGGGGCAGTCGAACGCCACGGCTGTGAACTATGCGTTCATGGTGTTGGTTAACTTTGCACCGGTGCCGCTGGCGGTGGTGGCCGACGGTTGGCTGGGGCGATATAAGCTGATTTTGCTAAGTACAGT CATCTACCTCGTGGGGTCTCTCATTCTTTTTACGACAGCTCTGCCTTCGGCTCTACACCAAGCAGGCGCGTCTGCCGCAGGGCTGGGTGTGTCCCTTGTCTTGATCGCGCTGGGCATAGGCGGCGTGAAGGCCTCGATCTATCCCTTTATCGCAGATCAATACCCCCATCATGAGCCATTCATTCGCGAGCTCCCATCCGGAGAACGGGTGGTTGTGGACCGATCTCTCACGATACAATACATGTACAATTGGTACTTCTG GTTCATTAATGTCGCCTCTCTGTCCGGGATAGCCACCACCTTTATGGAAAAATATTCGAGCTTTTGGTCTGCCTTTTTactctgcttctgctttctATGGGTAGGACTGGTCCTTATGTCGGTCTTCAAAAATAAATACC ACAAAGCACCTCCCGCAGGCTCAGTGGTTCCGAAAGTGTTGCGAGTCATTTGGCTCGGGATTCGAGGTGGGATGTCGCTCAGCGCCGCCCAGCCAGCGGTGCAACAGGAGAAGTACGGTCGCCAGGTTCCGTGGGATGATGAATTCCTACAGGGAGTCCGCAATGCCCTCATAGCGTGTCAAATCTG TCTCGCATTCCCAGTTGTCTGGCTCTGCTGGGGACAAACATACAATAACTTGATCTCACAAGCCGGTCAAATGGAAACTTACGGGATCCCCAACGACGTGATGCCTAATTTTAACCCGATTATCTGCATCATCGCAGGACCGCTGATCCAACAATGTCTGTTTCCCTTTCTCAACCGCCGCAAAATTCCGTTTCGCCCCATTGCTCGTATTTCCGTCGGTTTCTTCCTCATGGGTGCCTCGTTGGCCTGGGCGACGGGTCTCCAGGCCTTTATCTACCGCGCTGGGCCGTGTCCTGACCATCCCCTGGCCTGTCCGGATTCGAAGAACGGCACCATCCCGCAGCATATCAATGTGTTTCTGCAGGTGCCGTGTTACGTGCTTATGGCGATTGGGGAGATCTTCTGCGTGACGACTGGGTCAGAGTTCTGCTATTCGAAAGCCCCACGGAGCATGAAGTCTATCGTGCAGGCGTTATTTGTGGGAACGGCCTCGATCAGCTATGCATTGGGCATTGCGATCTCGCCGGCTGCAAAAGATCCTTATATGACTATTTTCTACGGGTGTTTGACCGGCGTCCAACTCGCTATTACGGCTGGGTTTTGGTTGATGTTTCGGAAGTTGGACAAGGATATTATTGTTTGA
- a CDS encoding lysine-ketoglutarate reductase/saccharopine dehydrogenase (aminoadipic semialdehyde synthase, putative), translating into MSSAIGKKALLLGAGFVCEPAVQALSEAGVQVTVACRTLSVAQALAANYKSTTAIALDVANEPENLRAAISQTDIVISLIPYVHHALVISAAIQYSKPVVTTSYISPALWALDDQAKAAGITVLNEIGLDPGIDHLYAVKTIDEVHKAGGQVKAFTSYCGALPAPEHSDNPLGYKFSWSPRGGLLALLNSAQWYRDNDIATVDGKDLMAAASPQRIFPGFNLVGYPNRDSVGFRDFYNIPEAHTVFRGTLRYAGFPEIIRALVSIGYFSQERMAALERSGTTWVQLTASLLGLSESSSPKDVQNAVRRKIEAFVTDKDDVDRALSGLRWIGLFDPTPVVGHGTPLDTLCAVLETRMAYQPGERDMIVLQHIFDIEHADGSVEKRSSTLVEYGEPLGPGYRSAMAKLVGLPCAVGVLAVLEGRIPATGMVAPWSSAEIASLLRDELKDKFGIELKERVIT; encoded by the coding sequence ATGTCTTCTGCAATCGGGAAAAAAGCCCTTCTGTTAGGTGCCGGCTTCGTCTGTGAGCCCGCCGTCCAGGCGCTCTCCGAAGCAGGAGTCCAGGTCACTGTAGCCTGCCGCACTCTAAGTGTCGCCCAGGCCCTCGCCGCAAACTACAAGTCTACGACGGCTATCGCTCTCGATGTAGCCAACGAGCCGGAGAACCTCCGCGCGGCCATCTCCCAAACAGATATCGTCATCTCTCTCATCCCTTACGTTCACCACGCCCTCGTTATCTCAGCCGCCATACAATACAGCAAACCAGTCGTGACAACGAGCTACATCTCGCCCGCCCTCTGGGCACTCGACGACCAAGCCAAGGCCGCGGGTATAACAGTCCTCAACGAGATCGGTCTCGACCCCGGCATCGACCACCTTTACGCCGTAAAGACGATTGATGAGGTCCACAAAGCAGGCGGACAAGTGAAAGCCTTCACGAGCTACTGTGGCGCTCTCCCTGCCCCAGAGCACTCCGACAACCCGCTGGGTTACAAGTTCTCCTGGAGTCCTCGAGGAGgtctccttgcccttctcaaCTCCGCACAATGGTACCGCGATAATGACATCGCAACCGTCGACGGAAAGGATCTGATGGCTGCGGCTTCCCCACAGCGCATTTTCCCGGGGTTCAATCTGGTGGGATACCCGAACCGAGACTCCGTCGGTTTCCGCGATTTCTATAACATCCCCGAAGCACACACCGTCTTTCGGGGCACCCTACGTTATGCCGGGTTCCCCGAGATCATTCGCGCATTAGTGTCCATTGGGTACTTCTCGCAGGAGCGAATGGCGGCGCTGGAGAGGTCGGGTACAACTTGGGTGCAATTGACTGCCTCCCTCCTTGGACTTTCGGAGTCCTCATCACCGAAGGATGTTCAAAATGCAGTTAGGCGGAAAATTGAGGCGTTCGTTACGGACAAAGACGATGTCGATCGTGCATTGTCCGGTCTACGGTGGATTGGTCTCTTTGATCCCACGCCGGTTGTGGGACATGGTACACCTCTTGACACGCTCTGTGCCGTGCTGGAGACCCGAATGGCCTACCAGCCTGGAGAACGAGATATGATTGTGTTGCAGCACATCTTTGATATCGAACATGCGGATGGCTCGGTGGAAAAGAGATCGAGTACTCTAGTTGAATATGGGGAGCCTCTGGGTCCGGGGTATCGTAGTGCGATGGCGAAACTGGTAGGACTTCCCTGTGCTGTAGGGGTTCTGGCGGTGTTGGAGGGACGCATTCCTGCGACGGGGATGGTGGCACCTTGGTCGAGTGCGGAAATTGCCAGCCTGTTGCGAGACGAACTAAAAGATAAATTTGGCATTGAGCTGAAGGAGCGGGTCATCACATGA
- a CDS encoding uncharacterized protein (expressed protein), whose translation MYSTNLKYGFLTTYDQTIFFKQEPHRKKIGKWVLWHSPVIRHTAHSQEISGNEKDFYNPALYRGKVSLRECFLYLVQQAYHNEFAENTMQFGNWVGKSRSVPKDDHISEASSSESGDDKHGSNPRVSKQQAPATGHEPRRKAGEQSMADITARTAQLTIDNQSRTQSPLAQDPRHQNIQAQNPRLYSQPQTPRFPGVQPRENRSQDPHPGVPWYTSSRGPVTPITVYPGRGRHWYYETNSGPQYVDVFEYHTSGSTRSYFIQKGYRYEVRYGSERRR comes from the coding sequence ATGTACAGCACGAATTTGAAGTACGGTTTTCTCACAACGTACGATCAAACAATTTTTTTCAAGCAGGAGCCCCATCGAAAAAAGATTGGAAAGTGGGTGCTTTGGCATTCACCTGTGATCAGGCATACAGCGCACTCCCAGGAAATTTCAGGCAATGagaaagatttttataatccTGCTCTCTATCGAGGAAAGGTGTCCTTAAGAGAATGCTTTCTCTACCTTGTGCAACAAGCTTACCACAATGAGTTTGCTGAGAACACAATGCAGTTTGGAAACTGGGTTGGTAAATCCCGTTCTGTCCCTAAAGATGACCATATCTCCGAGGCATCTTCCAGCGAGTCGGGAGATGACAAGCATGGGTCAAACCCTAGAGTGAGTAAACAACAAGCTCCTGCCACGGGTCATGAACCTCGCCGAAAGGCCGGAGAACAATCAATGGCAGACATCACAGCTCGCACTGCCCAATTGACTATTGATAATCAATCTCGTACTCAGAGCCCCCTGGCTCAAGATCCTCGACATCAAAATATTCAAGCTCAGAACCCTCGTCTCTACAGCCAGCCACAAACCCCTCGATTTCCAGGCGTTCAGCCTCGAGAAAACCGCTCTCAAGACCCACACCCCGGTGTTCCGTGGTATACAAGTTCGAGGGGTCCGGTGACTCCGATCACGGTCTATCCCGGCCGAGGGCGGCATTGGTATTATGAAACCAATAGTGGCCCACAATATGTAGATGTGTTTGAATATCATACTTCAGGAAGTACAAGGTCGTACTTTATTCAGAAAGGGTATCGCTACGAAGTCAGATATGGATCAGAGAGACGAAGATGA
- a CDS encoding ATP-grasp superfamily protein: MAPWTEQCEPQLGPDSIIDSDPQDYRHAEIILNAGYSQVRLAVQYRASVTCHWYRTIDIILEGNPHTFYPGLCLASTEEKKAFVGEKGPDGKVTQYDQISAANPAIALVRLAASRSNTQSGLKFILPLNSGYLRRADILEERFRGCDQVECVNGFAVSTEQRLNACNEVGRLSDILSSACGGIIVREPQTGTTIDSVLSQVESEIRRRLSFQWLSSEPIRPKRLAVVQARKEHHTIERFYMAARSLNISLIAVDSPGHWLEADDGPSASLREEFIPFDMTVDETFSIRLYHALKDHNLDGIITSNDRHLVGVAEAAEMLGLPTMPSKGLKVATDKYATRAAEEADALVPASFQVQSLEELDGLFIRPNAPALTFPLIVKPCLGWSSDCVTRVTTIAELRDAVHRASTRHLGSMFTSTGVVIEPYIDGPEVDTNIILLDGECLFFEISDDFPCTGDAPDANAQTSNFQETQIMYPTALPEAEQWTLRDSIQNSLIRLGLKTGVFHVEARVRNSVASYTTDESGLFDLRVGSDKSDLQAEQPSCWLIEINSRPPGGFSDWATAYIHGVCYHAQAILAAVGDQERFKALATPFQQQGAATACPEPQFHCMLVYLSPERSGILANSPCEDTRAQAPDLMKHVLRSQCWYRRGEKVSGPQDPSLGWLATYLVFAMGEDFGREEVLHLGNRVRKEFRVEIE; encoded by the coding sequence ATGGCTCCATGGACAGAACAATGTGAACCCCAATTGGGTCCTGACTCGATTATCGACTCCGATCCCCAAGACTACCGACACGCGGAGATTATACTCAACGCAGGATATTCTCAAGTTCGTCTGGCAGTACAGTATCGTGCCTCTGTGACATGTCACTGGTATCGAACGATCGATATTATCTTGGAGGGTAACCCGCATACCTTTTACCCGGGGTTGTGCCTCGCATCCAcagaggaaaaaaaggcATTTGTGGGTGAGAAGGGTCCAGATGGGAAGGTTACGCAGTATGATCAAATCAGTGCAGCCAATCCAGCCATTGCATTGGTTCGGCTAGCTGCCTCGAGATCCAACACCCAGTCGGGTCTCAAGTTCATCCTGCCTTTGAACTCAGGATATCTACGCCGGGCGGATATTCTCGAAGAACGCTTCCGGGGCTGCGATCAAGTGGAATGTGTCAATGGCTTTGCAGTGTCCACCGAGCAGCGCCTGAATGCTTGCAACGAAGTTGGCCGGCTATCGGATATCTTATCGTCCGCGTGCGGAGGCATCATTGTCAGAGAGCCACAGACCGGAACCACGATCGACTCTGTTCTCAGCCAAGTAGAAAGCGAGATCCGACGGCGTCTATCATTCCAATGGCTATCGTCCGAGCCCATTCGGCCCAAGCGGCTCGCCGTCGTCCAGGCCCGGAAGGAGCACCACACGATAGAACGTTTCTACATGGCTGCAAGGTCGTTAAACATTAGCCTAATCGCCGTCGACTCGCCTGGCCACTGGTTAGAGGCCGATGATGGACCGAGTGCCTCATTACGAGAGGAGTTCATTCCCTTCGACATGACCGTTGATGAGACCTTCTCTATTCGACTGTACCATGCACTCAAAGATCACAACCTAGACGGAATCATCACCTCCAACGACCGACATCTAGTCGGAGTAGCTGAAGCAGCGGAAATGCTTGGATTGCCCACCATGCCTTCCAAGGGCCTGAAAGTCGCAACAGACAAGTACGCAACCAGAGCCGCCGAGGAGGCTGACGCCCTGGTCCCAGCAAGTTTCCAGGTTCAGAGTCTAGAAGAGCTCGACGGTCTGTTCATACGACCCAATGCACCAGCACTCACATTCCCGCTGATTGTGAAGCCTTGTCTGGGCTGGTCGAGCGACTGCGTCACACGGGTAACGACCATCGCTGAACTCCGTGACGCTGTACACCGCGCCTCTACCCGTCACTTAGGTTCAATGTTCACCAGTACCGGCGTGGTTATCGAGCCCTATATCGATGGACCTGAAGTAGATACCAATATAATCCTGCTCGACGGAGAGTGTCTGTTTTTCGAAATCTCCGATGATTTCCCTTGCACTGGAGACGCACCCGACGCAAACGCCCAGACGAGCAACTTTCAAGAGACTCAGATCATGTATCCCACTGCCCTCCCGGAAGCTGAACAATGGACCTTACGAGATAGCATCCAGAACAGTCTGATTCGGCTAGGACTCAAGACAGGTGTTTTCCACGTCGAGGCCAGGGTTCGGAATTCCGTGGCTAGTTATACCACCGATGAATCGGGGCTGTTTGATCTCCGCGTTGGTTCAGATAAGTCGGACCTCCAAGCTGAGCAGCCCAGCTGCTGGCTGATTGAAATCAACTCTCGGCCCCCGGGAGGATTCTCGGACTGGGCCACGGCCTACATACATGGCGTATGCTACCATGCGCAAGCTATTCTAGCCGCCGTTGGCGACCAAGAACGTTTCAAGGCGCTGGCTACCCCGTTTCAGCAACAGGGCGCGGCAACTGCTTGCCCAGAACCGCAATTCCACTGCATGTTGGTCTACCTCAGTCCCGAACGCTCGGGGATCTTGGCCAATTCGCCCTGCGAAGATACGCGAGCACAAGCACCGGATCTAATGAAACACGTATTACGTTCTCAGTGCTGGTATCGGCGTGGAGAAAAAGTATCTGGGCCGCAGGATCCAAGTTTGGGTTGGTTGGCAACGTATCTTGTTTTTGCAATGGGGGAGGATTTTGGGCGTGAGGAAGTACTTCATCTGGGAAATCGGGTCCGCAAAGAGTTTCGTGTGGAGATAGAATAA